One window of the Candidatus Methylomirabilota bacterium genome contains the following:
- a CDS encoding DNA methylase yields MARSPAQTRGRPAPEQAESRARSRPTVRARDLGIDLESGAEGERFKWFLACLLFGKPIQQEVAKRAYLEFAREGLITPEALIEAGWDRLVSVLDRGHYVRFDFSTATKLLDISQSLISRYGSLANLFRQSSNRKDLARRFQEFKGIGPVTTRIFLRGIKFSSITSFRPKLAECRKTQ; encoded by the coding sequence ATGGCGCGCTCCCCTGCACAGACGCGAGGGCGACCTGCTCCAGAGCAGGCTGAATCCAGGGCGAGGTCCCGGCCTACGGTTCGTGCCCGAGATCTCGGGATTGACCTCGAATCGGGGGCGGAGGGCGAGCGCTTTAAGTGGTTCCTGGCCTGCCTGTTGTTCGGCAAACCGATTCAGCAGGAGGTGGCCAAGCGAGCCTATCTGGAATTTGCCAGAGAGGGATTGATAACCCCGGAGGCCCTGATCGAAGCGGGGTGGGATCGGCTCGTGAGTGTCCTGGACCGCGGCCACTATGTCCGCTTCGACTTCTCGACCGCCACCAAACTCCTTGACATCTCTCAATCCCTCATATCCCGCTATGGTTCCCTTGCGAACCTGTTCAGACAGTCAAGCAACAGGAAGGATCTTGCCAGGCGCTTCCAGGAGTTCAAGGGTATAGGTCCGGTCACCACTCGCATTTTCCTCCGCGGGATCAAGTTCTCTTCAATCACATCTTTTAGACCTAAGCTTGCAGAATGTCGCAAAACGCAGTAG